The following DNA comes from Sulfuricurvum sp..
TTTAAAACTAAAAAAGGATGTACTATGTCAGGAATGAGCGAAGCAGATCACAAAAAAGAGTTAGCAAAACTCAAACGTTTGGCGGTAGAAGTTGCCTCTGAAATTCACGATATTGTTGAAGATACCG
Coding sequences within:
- a CDS encoding CCE_0567 family metalloprotein, producing the protein MSGMSEADHKKELAKLKRLAVEVASEIHDIVEDTVWTNHVKMPELAAKLYDAVEKANAYKEEHSL